The following proteins come from a genomic window of Micromonospora zamorensis:
- a CDS encoding acetyl-CoA carboxylase carboxyltransferase subunit alpha → MTAIARREEQLWSRCAGCASLLYRKRLRRNLDVCPECGEHARLGAPERLRQLVDPGSLRPLSDLLPEADPIDFVDVLPYPHRLTAARASTGLAEAVVCATATIGGHPVALAVMDFRFLGGSLGCAVGELITRTAERALDDRIPLVLVTASGGARMQEGALSLMQMATVSQAIAALREAGLLTVSVLTDPTYGGVAASFATNTDLVLAESGARMGFAGPRVIRQVTGRALPEGFQTADFLLRHGQVDMVVQRRSLRGRLVALLAATRAGRAARAGHPPVPRQEPASRRERLADDDAALARPAGPAAAVAPSPTPGAGQTPAVRDAWDTVRMARHPARPTTLDYLDSVFDGFVELHGDRLGGDCPAIVGGVARLAGRHVMVIGHQKGHTTAELVARNFGMASPAGHRKALRLMRLAARLGLPVVTLVDTPGADPGVSAEEQGQAAAIAENILTLTMLPTPVLAVITGEGGSGGALALAVADRVLMLENAVYSVISPEGCAAILWPDRSAAPQAARALRLTAPDLCRLGVVDEVVPEPSGAAHDDPAETAHRLRAALLANLLPLLDVPPAMLVRLRRQRFRRFGTTRGVNRAGVR, encoded by the coding sequence GTGACGGCCATCGCGCGCCGCGAGGAACAGCTCTGGTCCCGCTGCGCCGGCTGCGCGAGCCTGCTCTACCGCAAACGGTTGCGCCGCAACCTGGACGTCTGCCCGGAGTGCGGGGAGCACGCCCGACTCGGCGCACCGGAACGGCTGCGCCAACTCGTCGACCCGGGATCGTTGCGCCCCCTGTCCGACCTGCTGCCGGAGGCGGACCCGATCGACTTCGTCGACGTGCTGCCGTACCCGCACCGGCTCACCGCCGCGCGGGCCAGCACCGGCCTGGCCGAGGCGGTCGTCTGTGCCACGGCCACCATCGGCGGGCACCCGGTCGCCCTGGCCGTGATGGACTTCCGTTTCCTCGGTGGCAGCCTGGGCTGCGCGGTGGGTGAGCTGATCACCCGGACCGCCGAGCGGGCGCTGGACGACCGCATCCCGCTCGTCCTGGTCACCGCCTCGGGCGGGGCGCGGATGCAGGAGGGCGCGCTGTCGTTGATGCAGATGGCCACCGTCAGCCAGGCCATCGCCGCGCTGCGGGAAGCGGGTCTGCTCACCGTGAGCGTCCTCACCGATCCGACCTACGGTGGGGTGGCCGCGTCGTTCGCCACCAACACCGACCTGGTGCTCGCCGAGAGCGGCGCGCGGATGGGCTTCGCCGGCCCCCGGGTGATCCGTCAGGTCACCGGTCGGGCGCTGCCGGAGGGTTTCCAGACCGCCGACTTCCTGCTCCGGCACGGACAGGTCGACATGGTGGTGCAGCGTCGGTCGCTGCGCGGGCGGCTGGTGGCGCTGCTGGCCGCGACCCGCGCCGGCCGTGCGGCCCGCGCCGGCCACCCGCCCGTACCCCGGCAGGAGCCGGCGTCGCGCCGCGAGCGCCTCGCCGACGACGATGCGGCCCTGGCGCGGCCAGCGGGCCCGGCGGCGGCCGTGGCGCCGTCACCCACTCCGGGGGCGGGCCAGACGCCGGCGGTACGCGACGCCTGGGACACCGTCCGGATGGCGCGTCACCCCGCTCGACCGACCACACTGGACTACCTCGACTCGGTCTTCGACGGGTTCGTGGAACTGCACGGTGACCGCCTCGGCGGGGACTGCCCGGCCATCGTGGGCGGTGTGGCCCGGCTGGCCGGCCGGCACGTCATGGTCATCGGCCACCAGAAGGGGCACACCACCGCCGAACTGGTCGCCCGCAACTTCGGCATGGCCAGCCCGGCCGGGCACCGCAAGGCGTTGCGGCTGATGCGCCTGGCCGCCCGGCTCGGCCTGCCCGTGGTGACCCTCGTGGACACCCCCGGTGCCGACCCCGGCGTGAGCGCCGAGGAGCAGGGCCAGGCAGCGGCCATCGCGGAGAACATCCTGACCCTCACCATGCTGCCCACCCCCGTGCTGGCGGTCATCACGGGAGAGGGCGGCAGTGGTGGCGCCCTGGCGTTGGCGGTCGCCGACCGGGTGCTGATGCTGGAGAACGCCGTCTACTCGGTGATCAGCCCTGAGGGCTGCGCGGCCATCCTCTGGCCGGACCGGTCCGCGGCGCCGCAGGCCGCTCGCGCGCTGCGACTGACCGCGCCCGACCTGTGCCGGCTCGGCGTGGTCGACGAGGTCGTGCCGGAGCCGTCGGGCGCCGCGCACGACGACCCGGCGGAGACCGCCCACCGGTTGCGGGCCGCCCTGCTGGCCAACCTGCTGCCGCTGCTGGACGTGCCGCCCGCCATGCTGGTCCGCCTCCGTCGGCAGCGCTTCCGACGGTTCGGGACGACCCGTGGCGTCAACCGGGCAGGTGTCCGGTGA
- a CDS encoding TcmI family type II polyketide cyclase, with the protein MDRSLIVAKVDPTAEERVAEIFAESDATELPRLVGVRHRSLYRLHDLYVHLLETEQPAEGAVESARGHPEFIRVSDRLRPYVSPYLPTWRSPRDAMAQCFYRFDAPDPGRRS; encoded by the coding sequence ATGGACCGATCGCTGATCGTCGCGAAGGTGGATCCGACCGCCGAGGAGCGGGTCGCCGAGATCTTCGCCGAGTCGGACGCTACGGAGCTGCCGCGCCTGGTCGGCGTCCGGCACCGTTCGCTGTACCGCCTGCACGACCTCTACGTGCACCTGCTCGAAACCGAGCAGCCGGCGGAGGGCGCGGTGGAGTCCGCCCGTGGCCACCCCGAGTTCATCCGGGTCAGCGACCGCCTGCGCCCGTACGTCTCGCCGTACCTGCCGACCTGGCGTTCGCCGCGCGACGCCATGGCGCAGTGCTTCTACCGCTTCGACGCCCCGGACCCCGGACGGCGGTCGTGA
- a CDS encoding AfsR/SARP family transcriptional regulator, giving the protein MAADPSVPTAGEPPEEGVSLHLLGGFRLLRDAVPVVVPRGLQRVIALIGLRPGATRSQLAGLLWPDASEERALSSLRTALWRLRQDPCCPMTMASDTVRLGTAVRLDVDDLVGTAARVRDGDDPRTAAGALAAGRHDLLPGWYDDWVLLDRERLRQLRLHMLEQVAGHHLTAGRHGEALEAALEAMAAEPLRETPHRLVVRIHLAEGNAFEAVHAFYVYRDLLRRELRLEPSPAMCALLDDTLAPIRQASRDAVTDRPSPAGRRT; this is encoded by the coding sequence GTGGCCGCTGATCCGTCCGTGCCGACCGCCGGAGAACCGCCCGAGGAGGGCGTCTCACTCCACCTGCTCGGCGGCTTCCGCCTGCTGCGCGACGCCGTACCGGTCGTGGTGCCGCGCGGGCTGCAACGGGTGATCGCGCTGATCGGGCTGCGCCCCGGCGCCACCCGCAGCCAGCTCGCGGGGCTGCTCTGGCCCGACGCCTCCGAGGAACGCGCGCTGTCCTCCCTGCGCACGGCGCTGTGGCGACTCCGTCAGGACCCGTGCTGCCCGATGACCATGGCCAGCGACACCGTACGACTCGGCACGGCGGTCCGGCTCGACGTGGACGACCTGGTCGGCACCGCGGCCCGGGTCCGCGACGGCGACGACCCCCGCACCGCCGCCGGGGCGCTCGCCGCCGGACGACACGACCTGCTCCCCGGATGGTACGACGACTGGGTGTTGCTGGACCGGGAGAGACTGCGCCAACTGCGCCTGCACATGCTGGAACAGGTCGCCGGGCACCACCTGACCGCAGGGCGACACGGCGAGGCCCTCGAAGCCGCGCTGGAGGCGATGGCCGCCGAACCGTTACGCGAGACACCGCACCGGCTGGTCGTCCGCATCCACCTCGCCGAGGGCAACGCCTTCGAAGCCGTCCACGCCTTCTACGTCTACCGGGACCTGCTGCGCAGGGAGTTGCGCCTGGAGCCGAGCCCGGCGATGTGCGCCCTGCTCGACGACACGCTCGCCCCGATCCGCCAGGCCAGCCGGGACGCCGTCACCGATCGCCCGTCACCGGCCGGCCGACGTACGTGA
- a CDS encoding FAD-dependent oxidoreductase, producing the protein MSAAPPHVLIIGAGTGGLCLAHGLRRAGITVAVYERHRDRTDGLLGYRVGIGPTGSRALRECLPPELFATFLATCARPPHYFNVVTQGLRQTASFALRPSADPVHTEHSVARMVLRHVLLTGLDDVVHFDKTFTRYEQRDDGTVTAYFADGTSATGDLLVGADGTHSAVRRQYLPHAVTRDAGTINIATRIPLTAHTRDLVPERVRQGISLIFGIGGIMGVLHVMDFKWDAERAIKPGVSDADAALLRQWPGLSDDTTTDNINLIIWSAARRFPADVMERRGEDLVRVALELTTNWHPNLRELLTRADPASVLPINVSTSEPVPPWKSSTVTMLGDAIHTMTPGRGVGANTALRDARLLCEQLTRATTGDKTLLQAVADYEAAMAPYGFARVAESLNRSGTSGDDRMYRPVVGRLALLGARGYFGVTSRVPRLRRRFVDDFHTYEGDQD; encoded by the coding sequence ATGTCCGCCGCCCCACCACACGTACTGATCATCGGCGCCGGCACCGGCGGACTCTGCCTGGCGCACGGCCTGCGCCGGGCCGGGATCACCGTCGCCGTCTACGAACGGCACCGCGACCGCACCGACGGGCTGCTCGGTTACCGCGTCGGCATCGGCCCGACCGGTAGCCGGGCACTGCGCGAGTGCCTGCCGCCGGAACTGTTCGCCACCTTCCTGGCCACCTGCGCGCGGCCACCGCACTACTTCAACGTGGTCACCCAGGGGCTGCGCCAGACCGCGTCGTTCGCGCTACGGCCCAGCGCCGACCCGGTGCACACCGAACACTCGGTGGCCCGGATGGTGCTGCGCCACGTGCTGCTGACCGGCCTGGACGACGTGGTGCACTTCGACAAGACCTTCACCCGGTACGAGCAGCGCGACGACGGCACGGTCACCGCGTACTTCGCCGACGGCACCAGCGCCACCGGCGACCTGCTGGTCGGGGCGGACGGCACACACTCGGCGGTACGCCGGCAGTACCTGCCGCACGCCGTCACCCGCGACGCCGGCACCATCAACATCGCCACCCGCATCCCACTGACCGCACACACCCGCGACCTCGTCCCGGAACGCGTCCGCCAGGGCATCTCACTGATCTTCGGCATCGGCGGGATAATGGGCGTGCTGCACGTCATGGACTTCAAGTGGGACGCCGAACGGGCGATCAAGCCCGGCGTCAGCGACGCGGACGCCGCCCTGCTGCGGCAGTGGCCCGGCCTGTCCGACGACACCACCACCGACAACATCAACCTCATCATCTGGAGTGCCGCCCGCCGGTTCCCCGCCGACGTGATGGAACGACGAGGCGAGGACCTCGTACGGGTCGCCCTGGAACTCACCACCAACTGGCACCCGAACCTGCGGGAGCTGCTCACCCGCGCGGACCCGGCCAGCGTCCTCCCGATCAACGTGTCGACGTCCGAACCGGTGCCTCCCTGGAAGAGCAGCACCGTCACCATGCTCGGGGACGCCATCCACACCATGACCCCCGGTCGCGGTGTCGGCGCGAACACCGCCCTGCGCGACGCCCGCCTGCTCTGCGAGCAGCTCACCCGGGCCACCACCGGAGACAAGACGCTGCTCCAGGCGGTGGCGGACTACGAGGCCGCCATGGCGCCGTACGGCTTCGCGCGGGTCGCCGAATCGTTGAACCGCAGCGGCACCAGCGGCGACGACCGGATGTACCGGCCGGTGGTGGGCCGGCTCGCGCTGCTCGGGGCACGCGGCTACTTCGGAGTGACCAGCCGGGTGCCGCGACTGCGCCGCCGGTTCGTCGACGACTTCCACACCTACGAGGGCGATCAGGACTGA
- a CDS encoding low temperature requirement protein A: protein MNLAAPEPGSPGPRRPPVRDPAAPRRVTLLELFFDLVYVVALALISRGLVDQLDWHRAGQALIMLAAVWWTWVITTLVTDLYNPERTEIKLLISAVMFGALLMTTAIPEAFKDRGLVFAGTYVAIHLGRGLFLMPAVRREPQTQRRAVRIFIWFAVSAIPWIIGGFVSDDARLVCWAIALAIDYIGFRLAYPVPGLGMVPEPQRNVTAEHLSERYQQFFIIALGDAILIIGTMFSAQHSETENIGAFAVAFLTTLLLWRIYVHKSGQLLPMAIKGSASPSKFLFTAPYTHLLMVAGVVTTASGFHLVLLEPSGRTPPAWAAVILGGPALFLTGRASFEYEVFSRVSWSRPGGVLALLTIAPAVLYLPPVFASLGALLVLAGVAYADFRRSYGKPPEAPSPPH, encoded by the coding sequence GTGAACCTCGCCGCGCCGGAGCCCGGGTCACCTGGGCCCCGCCGCCCTCCGGTGCGTGATCCGGCGGCCCCGCGCCGGGTGACACTTCTCGAACTCTTCTTCGACCTTGTGTACGTGGTCGCGTTGGCCCTCATCTCCCGCGGACTGGTCGACCAGCTCGACTGGCACCGGGCAGGTCAGGCACTGATCATGCTGGCCGCCGTCTGGTGGACCTGGGTGATCACCACCCTGGTCACCGACCTGTACAACCCGGAACGCACCGAGATCAAGCTGCTGATCAGCGCCGTGATGTTCGGCGCGCTGCTGATGACCACGGCGATCCCGGAGGCGTTCAAGGACCGCGGGCTCGTCTTCGCCGGCACCTACGTGGCGATCCACCTGGGGCGCGGGCTGTTCCTGATGCCGGCGGTACGCCGAGAACCGCAGACCCAGCGTCGGGCGGTACGCATCTTCATCTGGTTCGCGGTGTCCGCGATCCCGTGGATCATCGGCGGGTTCGTCAGCGACGACGCCCGGCTGGTGTGCTGGGCTATCGCGCTCGCCATCGACTACATCGGTTTCCGCCTCGCGTACCCGGTGCCCGGGCTCGGGATGGTGCCGGAACCCCAGCGCAACGTGACGGCGGAGCACCTCTCCGAGCGCTACCAGCAGTTCTTCATCATCGCCCTCGGCGACGCGATCCTGATTATCGGCACCATGTTCAGCGCGCAGCACAGCGAGACGGAGAACATCGGCGCGTTCGCCGTGGCGTTCCTGACCACCCTGCTGCTCTGGCGAATCTACGTGCACAAGTCCGGTCAGCTCCTACCGATGGCCATCAAGGGATCGGCGTCGCCGAGCAAGTTCCTGTTCACCGCGCCGTACACCCATCTGTTGATGGTCGCCGGGGTGGTGACCACGGCCTCCGGGTTCCACCTCGTGCTGCTCGAACCGAGCGGCCGGACGCCACCGGCCTGGGCGGCGGTGATCCTCGGCGGTCCGGCACTCTTCCTGACCGGACGGGCCTCCTTCGAGTACGAGGTGTTCAGCCGGGTGTCGTGGTCCCGCCCCGGCGGGGTGCTGGCGCTGCTCACCATCGCGCCCGCCGTGCTGTACCTGCCACCGGTGTTCGCCTCCCTCGGCGCCCTCCTGGTGCTGGCCGGCGTGGCGTACGCGGACTTCCGACGCAGTTACGGCAAGCCGCCGGAGGCTCCCAGCCCACCACACTGA
- a CDS encoding aspartate/glutamate racemase family protein: MSEYRVGLVVPSSNTTMETEIPAMLRRREIVDPTVRFTTHSSRVRLRQVTLDELARMNRSAVRCAAELADARCDVLAYACLVAVMCEGAGAHERAERRLGRAAGRAGHDMPVVTSAGALVTGLRALGARRVALIAPYLPPLTATVAAYLAAHGVQVTDALSLSEPDNVAVGRIPTSRLVELADRLDVTDVDAVVLSACVQLPSLAAVPQVEARLGRPVLTAATATVHQLLTGLGVEPYVPDAGLLLAGTAR, from the coding sequence GTGAGCGAATACCGGGTCGGCCTGGTGGTGCCCAGTTCGAACACCACCATGGAGACCGAGATCCCGGCGATGCTGCGCCGACGCGAGATTGTCGACCCGACGGTCCGCTTCACCACGCACTCCAGCCGCGTACGGCTGCGCCAGGTGACCCTCGACGAACTGGCCCGGATGAACCGCTCCGCCGTCCGGTGCGCCGCCGAGCTGGCCGACGCCCGCTGCGACGTCCTCGCGTACGCCTGCCTGGTGGCGGTGATGTGCGAGGGCGCCGGGGCGCACGAGCGGGCCGAGCGGCGGTTGGGCCGCGCGGCCGGTCGTGCCGGGCACGACATGCCGGTGGTGACCAGCGCGGGCGCGTTGGTCACCGGGCTGCGGGCGTTGGGTGCCCGCCGGGTGGCCCTGATCGCGCCGTACCTGCCGCCGTTGACCGCGACCGTCGCCGCCTACCTTGCCGCGCACGGCGTGCAGGTGACCGACGCGTTGAGCCTGAGCGAGCCGGACAACGTGGCGGTGGGACGCATCCCCACGTCCCGCCTGGTCGAACTGGCCGACCGGCTGGACGTGACCGACGTGGACGCGGTGGTTCTCTCCGCCTGCGTGCAGCTGCCGTCGTTGGCGGCGGTGCCGCAGGTGGAGGCCCGCCTCGGCCGCCCGGTGCTCACCGCGGCCACCGCCACGGTGCACCAACTGCTGACCGGTCTGGGCGTCGAGCCGTACGTGCCGGACGCCGGCCTCCTGCTGGCCGGGACGGCCCGCTGA